A segment of the Lycium ferocissimum isolate CSIRO_LF1 chromosome 10, AGI_CSIRO_Lferr_CH_V1, whole genome shotgun sequence genome:
TCCAAATCTGGCGGGATCACTTTATGATAATTATAACCAAAGATTGAATACaacatttaaaatttaatttcgaAAACCAGATAAGcatgtactccctctgtttcaattttaGTATCTTAGATTGAAACTAGgaacggagtttaagaaaataaggaagatgtcttgtgatcttaaacatgccatCTAGAAGGTTGGAATTAGAGAGTTTCCAAATAAGGAAAGaggcattcttttttaaacacactaaaaaggaaagtacgACAGTTAAATTGAAACAGAACgagaatttaaataaataagtcaaaggggatTTTATAGACTAAATTTGAAAGAATAGAGTCATGTTTGTTTTAAGTACCTGCTTAACAAAACTAACTCATAAAGAAGTTCTACGCATGTGGCTTTCACGCTATCGCTTCCTGTGTGAATTAACTCAAGAACAGGAGATAACTCAATTCTACTAGCTATTGTATTTCTGCAACTCTTATCAGCCCGAATACAGCATAAAAGTATGCATACGATGGACTCtcttccattttcattttctaGGCACTTCAGCAAGGCAGGTATACCATTTTCTGATAGAATCTGCATAGCATTGAATGATCTGTCACTCTCACCTCCTCCAGTAATAATTTGTTCGAGCAACACAACAGAAGCTTCCTTTGGTCCTATTGTGAACTGAAAATCACTAGAATCCTCATTTCTGTTTGAGATTATAATCTGAGTAAGAGAGGGTACGAAATTATGAGCTGAAAGTTGAGAGAACGATGGTCTGAGTAGGTAAATAAGAACTGCTACTTCAGCAAGACCATCTTTCAATAAAGTTGCTAAGCACTCAAAATCAGAGTCCACACTTGTGAGAATCTCGCCAACGCTATCCTCTGCATAGAGTAGCTCGGACAAAATATAAATTGTTGTCCTTAAAACTTCCCTCTTTGAGGAAGCTGATAATACCTCTACAAATCCGTTCACTATTGTTGGTGTGGATAAATAGGAGTGAACTCCTTGAGATCGATCAAGTTTCGAGTCATTCCATATCTTTGCTATAGTGGATATGGCTTGTTCACATTCTTGTAAGTCCTCTGAAGTGCACAGACATGAAACATAAGGTTTTAAGCCATTGATAATTGCTTCGGTTGCTGCTTGAGAAATTACACTTGTAGGTGACATTGATACAGCTGCTGCTCGCATAAATCTTCGTGATCTTTGTTCGACGATTTCCTCTATACGACTATGATTAGGATGATTAAATGTCGGAGATGGAGTAGATTCAGATGACCTTTCTCTTGAAGACGGAATGCTTAAATAACTTTGTGGTGTTGCTGAGTATGAAAACTCCTGAGCTAGGTCAGGGTGTTGTTCCCTCCAAGAGGTTATCAGTCTCTTCAGGACATAGTTGGTTTTAGGAAGAGTAGCTGCAGATAAAGACTGCCTTGTAATGGGACACGTTGTATTACCTGTTGGTTTTTAACAAAGAAACTTAAGGAAATACCAGAGAAACTAAGAGAAAGATACTTGCTATGCAGTCAAAGGGAACTATTTTCTTTAGCTTTGTTGAGCTCTTTCAGTAACAAAAACAGTAAAAAGATAATCATTTCCTAGCCTAGAATATCTCCACAAAAAAACTAAATCTTACTACAGTCAAAAAGCATAATTCTAACACTACCTCTATTCATCCATTCCTGGATGGCTTTCCCTTCATATGTTTGACCGGTTTCAAGGGTGACAGGATCATTGAATATCTGTCCAGTTATTGGACAGACAAAATCTTTTGGTGGCCTTGATGGATTAGTCGACTTATCCGACAATGGAAGAGAAATGCAGCTGTGACTTCCTTCATCACTGTCACTCGGAGAGCTGTCATTGTTTCGAAGAGATTTAGAAAAATTCAATCACCTCCAACATTAGAATGTGACTTGTACAGACGTACCCTTTTTCTAAGGATTGACTAAGGCTCCGCCTTCGAGCAATTCTTCTCCCCACAGTCTCATGTTGCACCTGCATGAGTAAATGACTATCAGAGCAGTCTCATAGATTCAGGTCTAGGAATCAttggtaaaacaaaaaaaaagcttttttcatttttggcccttgGACCGAGATTAATTATGggcgctagccaaaatatacaaaacatatacactgattatgtatattatatgtatatttatatttaatatacaaaacctatatgtttgctggctattattcttttgaggggtccaaaaatgtaattatcctAAAAAAGAATATCAGATAAGTGGGGATCTGAAACATACTGTCCTTTCTTCATCTGAGTCTGCTGAGCTATTTTTTAACTCTTGGGACAAATGCAAAGAAGTAGAACTTGAGGAGTCCTTAACACGCCCAGACAAGAGGCGTAACACCGGTCCACTTTTCTTCGAGGGGGTATCTGATCTTTTTGGTGAAGGCTCTTGTGAAGGAGTTTTAGGGGAATCCACTTTAGGGGAGTCCATGGAAGGGAAGGCCTTGGGAGATTGCCTTTGGTTTGTATCAATATGCTTGACTTTGGATGAATTGTTTTCTTGATTCCTTTTATTTGATGCAATGTGTACATAAGGCTCAGGGTCATAATCTTCTTCATCCTCCTCAGGAATTCCTTTCTGAGAATGACAAGAAAGAGCAGTACTTAAATAAACTCAGTACCACGAATTATCACCAATTCATAATGTAACAAGATGTAGCAaagttaaagggaaaaaaactaACTAGTGGATCCCAAGCCGTGGAGTCCTCCTGATTATGGGTCGACGAAGAAGGATTCATATTCATTCTGCTAAAATCCAAAGGATTAGAAAgaaaagttttgatattttctttttacaGTGCTCATAAGCCATAATGGCAGTACAATAAGAATTGTGGTGACAGAACTAACAAATATTCAGTAACTTCTAGTTAATGGACCTGACCTTGACTCTCCTTCTGCATTCTCCTTCACTCTCAGAATAGGACTAAACCCGGCGCTCTTAGGCAAGATTGGGCCAAATTTGACATAATCAGGAATTGACCGGCATACCTGTTGGAAGAATAATCCAAAGTTGGAGTAGGAAACCAAATCTGTTTAGGATTTGGTATTTATTTAACAtgactaaataaaaaaattagtcaGAGTTATATAGGAATTTGTTTTCCGGTTCCTAGCTAAACTAAGCTTTGCACTGTTATAAATGGAGGTGTTGCTCGCTATTATCATATAGTAGAGAAGGAGTTGAGAATTTATTAAgtttatgaataaaatattttccttcgatACCTCATGCAGTGGAGTCATCGGTGGCTCTGCGATTGGCAACAGAGGAATTGCCTTCTTTGAAGTTGCGGAATCATAGTTCATGCAGTCCTTATAGTATTTTGCATAAAGCCTTGTATTCTCATCCAATGACTGTCCATAAAGCTGCTCAAGTTTCTGCATTTTCTTGGCTTGATCAGGCCTTACAGAAAATATCAAAGATTCATTGAAGTCATGATCAAAATCCATAGTGAAAGACAAGTCACTAGAATCAGGAATAACATCCATCACTATCCGATGTCTCTCCTCTGAGTACCACCCAACGATCGAGCTCATGTGTGTAAGAAATAGACATTTCCAAAGCTCAGGTGCAAAGTCAATCCGCGAGAAGAAAGGGTCAACGATAAACATCTCCAGAATATGAAGTACGGCGTTGTGAACATTATTTCTCAACTTccataagtaagaaaggtttaAATGAGCCCAAGCAGAGAGATAAAAATTAGGCACCCCTGCAGTTTTTTGGCTAGAATCCAACATAGCACACACTTGAAGCATTTTTTCCGCGTAATCTAGTCTAGCCATCTTAGTTTCAATGTTTGAAGTGTCAATTGCCTCTTCAAGGGCATCCATTCCCCAGTCCAAATTGGCTAAAACTGCTTGATCAGAGTATCGAACTTCTGTATCTTTATCGGAGCTTTCATCTTCAGCTGCTAACCTCTCAGCACATTGTTCTTTATGCGATGTTCTTTGTTCCTTGTCAATTAGCCTATCTTGAATGAAACTATCTACAGAAGTGATCAAGGACCTAACTATGTCTTCCTGATCCATTTCAAACCTGTAATTTCCAGCCATTTTCACCCAgggtggagctcaccaatcaaacGTATAGTCACAGTTCTAAGGAAAGAAGCAaaatcaaatgtgaaaatatCAGAAACATGAGAGTTCAGAAAGATTTTATCAAGAGCATGAGAACAAACACATAGTTCAAGCTCAACCACACTTAGGCAGAATGTCAAACAACTTGAATTCAGAAAAGGAGTAGCTATTGGAGTTTGTAGAGAAAAATATTCTAAATTTCTATACTAGACTAGAAATActtcaaatataatttaaattgaaattaATAAACTATATGAAGGTTAG
Coding sequences within it:
- the LOC132035510 gene encoding putative E3 ubiquitin-protein ligase LIN-1, whose amino-acid sequence is MAGNYRFEMDQEDIVRSLITSVDSFIQDRLIDKEQRTSHKEQCAERLAAEDESSDKDTEVRYSDQAVLANLDWGMDALEEAIDTSNIETKMARLDYAEKMLQVCAMLDSSQKTAGVPNFYLSAWAHLNLSYLWKLRNNVHNAVLHILEMFIVDPFFSRIDFAPELWKCLFLTHMSSIVGWYSEERHRIVMDVIPDSSDLSFTMDFDHDFNESLIFSVRPDQAKKMQKLEQLYGQSLDENTRLYAKYYKDCMNYDSATSKKAIPLLPIAEPPMTPLHEVCRSIPDYVKFGPILPKSAGFSPILRVKENAEGDRMNMNPSSSTHNQEDSTAWDPLKGIPEEDEEDYDPEPYVHIASNKRNQENNSSKVKHIDTNQRQSPKAFPSMDSPKVDSPKTPSQEPSPKRSDTPSKKSGPVLRLLSGRVKDSSSSTSLHLSQELKNSSADSDEERTVQHETVGRRIARRRSLSQSLEKGSPSDSDEGSHSCISLPLSDKSTNPSRPPKDFVCPITGQIFNDPVTLETGQTYEGKAIQEWMNRGNTTCPITRQSLSAATLPKTNYVLKRLITSWREQHPDLAQEFSYSATPQSYLSIPSSRERSSESTPSPTFNHPNHSRIEEIVEQRSRRFMRAAAVSMSPTSVISQAATEAIINGLKPYVSCLCTSEDLQECEQAISTIAKIWNDSKLDRSQGVHSYLSTPTIVNGFVEVLSASSKREVLRTTIYILSELLYAEDSVGEILTSVDSDFECLATLLKDGLAEVAVLIYLLRPSFSQLSAHNFVPSLTQIIISNRNEDSSDFQFTIGPKEASVVLLEQIITGGGESDRSFNAMQILSENGIPALLKCLENENGRESIVCILLCCIRADKSCRNTIASRIELSPVLELIHTGSDSVKATCVELLYELVLLSRRILCNQILQIIKDEGAFSTMHTLLVCLQMASMEQKSTIAPLLLQLDLLVEPRKMSIYREESIEALIEALHKKDFPASQLRALDALLSLSGHMTNSGKSFLEARLLRIAGFNQRYNATMKEERQRAGENDITNTMEEEEKALSSWENRMAFVLCNHEKGLIFKALDECLKSTSMEIARSSFIIATWLIHMLYNFPDTGIRDVARKSLLEQFIQMLQSTKNLEEKILAALALRGFITDLGALSELGIYAKCLCKNLRKLKKYSTAVSDIMKTLMNLPCIDAAELWCYSECPEIDVSMNGEALCLIHIRSRLISSHSDGTIKVWETGKRVPRLIHETREHTKAVTCLYVSSSCDKLYSGSLDRTIRVWAINQEEIHCLQVHDVKEPVLELIANTHFACFASQATGVKVYNWSGVPKHVNFQKYVKCLAIMGDKLYCGCTGYSIQEVDLRSQKSTTFYAGAKKLLGKQNIYSLQVQKNVVFAGGSLVDGISGKVFSLPGKAVIGSLSTGSDIQRLAINSDFIFSATKSGIVDVWLQERVTKMTSIKMKSGGQTRITSLAVDKDGEMIFAGSTDGKIQVWRLD